The window GTATATAAAAGATGCTCATTTTCTATCATCTGATGGCCGTATGATTCAGCCTTTTTCTGGGCGTCGGAGATAGCTTCCTGAGCCTTGATGGTTAATTTATCCCAGTTCATATGTTCACCTCTTTTAAGCGTTCAGCAATCAACTGTCAGCTAACAGCTTGAAAAGAATTATTTTGCATTTGAAGGCTAATTGCTGAGAGCTGACTGCTAAGATTAATATAATCACTATTTCAATAAAAACAATTATACTTATTCTTTGGAAAGAGATCATTTTTACAGTGATAGATTTACCTAATGTTAGTTTTAATAAACATTATATAATATATTTAGTATAACATCATTTATAATGATGATAAACTATATAATATAAATAATACTTGACATTTATTTATCTTTGTATTATGTTTCATACATAAAACGATATTTTGATTTAAGAGGGTGATATGGAAAAGATAACTTTAGAGAAGTTGGAGACCCATCTCTGGGAATCTGCCAATATACTCAGGGGTAGCATTGATGCCTCGGATTACAAGAATTACATTTTCGGACTCCTTTTCTTAAAGCGCCTTTCCGATGTATTCGATGAGGAAGGTGAAAGGGTTGAGAAAGAAACAGGCGATAAAAACCTGGCATGGAGGACACCTGATGAGCATGAGTTTCATATCCCTGAAAGGGGTCATTGGAACTACATAAAGACGAAGACTCAGAACCTCGGGGAAATACTTAACAAAGCAAACGATGCCCTTGAGGAAGCAAACGTGGGAAAGCTTGAAGGTGTTCTCTCGGTAACCGATTTTAACGACAAAGACAGGCTTCCCGATGAGATATTATCAAAATTGATTACCCACTTCTCCACAATCTCCCTGCGAAACGACAACCTTACCGACCCGGACATTCTGGGCCGGGCTTACGAGTATCTGATTGCCCAGTTCGCTGATGATGCAGGAAAGAAGGGGGGAGAGTTTTATACGCCGAAAGAGGTGGTGAGGCTTCTCGTGGAGATACTTGACCCGAAGGAAAGGATGAGAATATACGATCCTGCTTGTGGTTCTGGCGGGATGTTAATACAGTCCGTGTATCATCTCAGGGACACCGGCCAGAACTGGAAAAACATTTCCCTCTTCGGCCAGGAGAAAAATATTGGAACCTGGGCTATCTGCAAGATGAACATGCTCCTCCACATGATAACCACCAGACTTGAAAAGGGCGATACCCTGAGAAAGCCAAAGTTTTTAACAGAAGAAGGCAAACTCATGGAGTTTGACGTTGTTATCGCAAATCCACCTTTTTCTTTGAAGAACTGGGGATATGAGGAAGCCCAGGACGATTCTTACAGAAGGTTTCGTTTTGGTATCCCACCAAAAGGTTACGGCGATTATGCCTTTGTTCAGCACATGATTGCAACGCTTAATGTAACCGGCAGGGCAGGTGTTGTACTCCCCCATGGAGTGCTGTTCCGTGGAGGGGCTGAGGGGAAGATCAGACAGGGGATACTGGAAGAAGATTTATTGGAAGCAATTATAGGGTTACCCGATAATCTCTTTTATGGTACCGGGATTCCTGCCTGTTTGTTCATTATAAACAAGAATAAACCAAAAGAGCACAAGGGTAAGGTCTTTTTTCTCTATGGAGCAAAGGATTATCTTGAAGGGAAAAACCAGAACAAGCTCAGGCAAGAGGATATCAAGAAAATTGTTGATGCATATCGTGGCTATGTGACAATAGATAAATACTGCCGCCCTGTTTTGCTCGATGAAATCCGTTCCAATGACTATAACCTTAACATTGCCAGATATATTGATATAACAGAGGCAGAAGAGCTAATAAATGTTCAGAAGGTGATTGACGAACTGGCAGGATTGAAACAAGAACGGTCTCAA of the Pseudomonadota bacterium genome contains:
- a CDS encoding type I restriction-modification system subunit M — translated: MEKITLEKLETHLWESANILRGSIDASDYKNYIFGLLFLKRLSDVFDEEGERVEKETGDKNLAWRTPDEHEFHIPERGHWNYIKTKTQNLGEILNKANDALEEANVGKLEGVLSVTDFNDKDRLPDEILSKLITHFSTISLRNDNLTDPDILGRAYEYLIAQFADDAGKKGGEFYTPKEVVRLLVEILDPKERMRIYDPACGSGGMLIQSVYHLRDTGQNWKNISLFGQEKNIGTWAICKMNMLLHMITTRLEKGDTLRKPKFLTEEGKLMEFDVVIANPPFSLKNWGYEEAQDDSYRRFRFGIPPKGYGDYAFVQHMIATLNVTGRAGVVLPHGVLFRGGAEGKIRQGILEEDLLEAIIGLPDNLFYGTGIPACLFIINKNKPKEHKGKVFFLYGAKDYLEGKNQNKLRQEDIKKIVDAYRGYVTIDKYCRPVLLDEIRSNDYNLNIARYIDITEAEELINVQKVIDELAGLKQERSQVEGKVNTYLKELGYRIE